In the genome of Rhodamnia argentea isolate NSW1041297 chromosome 3, ASM2092103v1, whole genome shotgun sequence, one region contains:
- the LOC115757080 gene encoding cysteine proteinase inhibitor 1-like, with protein MRLVILAAAATVVLLQVSATGAGITVAVVGGWKPIKNLSDPYVKEIAEFAVKTHNGEANTGLLLKSVVKGETQVTAGTNYRLVVEVKGGADAGRFEALVWDKPWEHFRRLSSFEAVHAHV; from the coding sequence ATGAGACTCGTCatcctcgccgccgccgccaccgtcgtCCTCCTCCAGGTCTCGGCCACCGGGGCCGGCATtacggtggcggtggtcggggGGTGGAAACCGATAAAGAACCTCAGCGACCCGTACGTGAAGGAGATCGCCGAGTTCGCGGTCAAGACGCACAATGGCGAGGCCAACACGGGGCTGCTGCTGAAGAGCGTGGTGAAGGGCGAGACGCAGGTCACCGCGGGGACGAACTACAGGCTCGTCGTCGAGGTCAAGGGCGGGGCGGACGCGGGGAGGTTCGAGGCCCTCGTTTGGGACAAGCCGTGGGAGCATTTCAGGCGTCTCTCGTCGTTCGAGGCCGTTCACGCCCACGTTTGA